TGTTTCGTCACTTCGTCCTTTTCGTATTCGGTGCTGTACACTTTTTCCGTGTCGACCTTCAATTGTTTCTCCTTAATCAATTCGCGCGCTTTCTCAATGTTCATACCGACCACTTTCGGCACCTTAACGTCCTCGACATACAACAAATCCGGAATAATGCCGAGAGCAGCAACAGCTGCACCGCCCAACAGCAATAATCCGAGTATGACGGCAAAGATCGTTTTTTTCGCTTTTCCTTTATACTTCGCAGGCTTATTCCCGTCACCGCCGGATCCTCCCGAATCCATGCTGCCGGTCGACCCGGACCCGCCCGCTCCTGAACCGCTGGCGGAGGCAACGACCGGGGGCATGACTTTCGTCGTTTGCTCGCCGTCATCCGGAACGGAATATTTCGGTTCGTTCAGGCGGTCGGGATCAAGCGCCGTCTTCAAATCTTCCCGCATCGCCTCGACTTTGTCATAACGATGGGCCGGGTCTTTCGCCAACGCCTTCAACACGATGTTTTCAACGCTTTGCGGAATCGCCGGGTTGATTTCCCTCGGATCGGGTATATCTTCCTGAAGGTGCTTCAACGCTACGGAAACGGGTGAAGTGCCGGAAAACGGCAGTTCCCCGGTCAACATTTCAAATAGAACGATGCCGAGCGAATAAATGTCGGATTTCGTGTCTGCGTAAGCCCCCCTAGCCTGTTCCGGCGAAAAATAATGGGCCGAACCGAGCACTGAATTCGTATGAGTAATTGTGGCGGACGATGCGGCAAGGGCGATGCCGAAATCCGTCACTTTCACGTTTCCGCGCAAATCGAGCAAAATATTGTGCGGTTTAATGTCGCGATGAACAATATCATGTTCGTGGGCGTGCTCGATCGCCGAAGTGACTTGATCCATGATCCAGAGCGCTTGTCCGACAGATAACGGCGCTTCGCGCTTAATCAAGTCCTTCAGTGTTTCTCCTTCAACGTATTCCATCACAATGTAGTACACGTTTTCACTGTCGTCGCCGATATCGAAAATGTTGACGACGTTCGCGTGCGACAAAGTTGCAACGGAACGGGCCTCGCGACGAAAGCGGCGAATGAAGTCTTCATCATCGGAAAATTCCGACCGAAGCACTTTCACAGCCACATAACGATCAAGGATCAAATCGCGCGCCTTGTATACAAGCGCCATGCCGCCTCCGCCAATCACCGAGATGAGTTCGTAGCGATCTCCGACTCGCTTGCCGATCATCCAGCATCACCAGCCTTGTCACGCCGTTCTCCTTCTGCGTTCTGGTCTTCCTCATTCGTGCTGCTGCGAACCTTTTCTTCTTGCAATTCGTCCGCCGTTTCAGCGTTGCGAACGAGCGTTAACGTGATGTTGTCGTCACCGCCTGCCGAATTGGCGAGCCGGATGAATTCGTCCGCCTGTGTTTGCAGCGGCTCCCCGCTTGCCAACACTTCGTGAATCGTTTCGTCTGAGACGTGATTCGTCAATCCGTCCGAACATAACATAAGAACGTCGTCCGTTTGCCACTCGAGCACATGGGTTTCGATGTTCACTTCACCTTCGGTTCCGAGCGCTTGCATAAGCACGTTTTTACGAGGATGTGTCTCGGCCTCTTGTGCGGAAATTTGTCCTTGGCGAACGAGTTCATAAACGAGTGAATGATCGTTCGTCACTCTGCGGAGTTCATCGCGGCAAAGCCAATATCCCCTGCTGTCGCCTACGTGGGCGACGACCGCAAAATCGCGCGTACAAACGGCAAGGACGACCGTCGTCCCCATCCCTTTGCACTCGGGATGACTTTCGGCATGAGACATAATTTCTTTGTTCGTCATCGCAACGACACGGCATAGCCAGCCGACCGCATCGTCCGTTGTCTCTAACCGTGTTTCTTCTTTCTCCCACTCGCGGCGAACGACGCTTAACGCCAACGCACTTGCGACATCGCCGGCCTGGTGGCCGCCCATTCCATCGGCGACGACCGCGAGCAAACATCCGTCCCCGCGTTCAAACAGCCCTCCAGAATCTTCGTTATGCGAACGGATCCGGCCGCGATCCGTTTGAAACCCCTTTTCCATCGTTACGATACCCCCTGTTTCTGTAAAGCCGCAATGAAAAATCCGTCCGTCCCCGCTTCATGGGGTAAAATTTGCACCATGCCTTTGTCTTCAGAAAGCCGCAAACGCTCTGGCATTCGTTCGCACAATGTACGATCAAACGTAAAATCCGCGTGGTTTCGCAAAAAGTCGCGGACGACTTGCTCGTTTTCTTTTCTTTCGATCGTGCACGTACTGTAAACCAGCGTCCCGCCTGGCTTTACGAGCGGTGCGACAGACGCGAGAATATCGCCTTGGATGCTGGCGAGCCGCTCGACGTCCTCCGGTCGTTTGCTCCACTTAATGTCCGGCTTGCGGCGAATGACGCCGAATCCAGAACACGGTGCATCAATAAGGATGCGGTCGAACGTTTCGCGGCCGAACGATTCCGCGGCCAACCGGCCGTCCAAGTTCGCAGCGTGGATCGACTTAACCCCGAGACGCGCCGCCAATTGTTCAATTAGTTTGACTTTATGATTATGTATGTCAAGCGCGACAATCTCGCCTTCATCGTTCATGAGCTGCGCGAGATGTGTCGTTTTCCCTCCCGGTGCCGCGCACGTGTCAAGCACTCGCATCCCCGGCTTAACGTCGAGCGCATGCGCGGCAAGCATCGACGCTTCATCTTGAATCGTCAACAAGCCTGCGGCAAAACTTTCCGCCTGCTGAACCGCTCCGCTTTTCACAACGACCGCTTCCGGAGCGAGCGCCCCCTCTTCTACCGTCACACCTTCTTCGCGAAGCGTGCGCATCAACGATTCTCTCGTCGTTCTCAATGTGTTCGTTCGCACGGTCACGTTCGGGAGCTCGTTGTTTGCTTCGCATATGTTCGCGACCGTGTCGCGGTCATAATCATTCATCCACTGTTCCAACAGCCACCGCGGGTGACTCGTCTCGATCGCAAGCCGGTCGAGCGGATCGTGAATCACTGCAAAGTCGACTTCGCCGTTGCGCTGATACGCCCGCAATACGCCGTTGACGAGGCCCGCGATCCCGCGATGACCGCGGCGCTTGGCGATTTCCACCGCTTCGTGAAGCACCGCGCGGTCGGGAACACGGTCAAGCTCCGAGAGTTGATACAACGACAACCGCAGCAAAACGCGCACCCACCTTTCCGGTTCTTTTTTCAAGAACCGGTCCAACATGAAGTCCAACGTGTTTTTTCGCTGCACCGTTCCGTAGACGATCCTCGTCAGCAAAGAAAGATCTTTGGCGTTAAGCCGCCTTTCGCGAGCCGCGGAATGAATAAGCAAATGGCTGTACGCCTGGTTTTTTTCAATTTTCATCAAAAGATCGAGCGCGGTTTCGCGCACGTTGCTTGGCCTCATGTCAAACTCCCATTCTGTCTCCCGGATTCATGCCGGCTCCTTGCAAAAACGCTTCGGCGCGCATTCTTTTTTTCCCTGCTGGCTGCAGTTCTTTTACACGGACGGCGATGTCGTCGCCGCATTTGACGAGAAACGAAGTTTTGTCCACTTCGAGAACCGTTCCCGGCTCCGCCTCGTCCGCTCGTTTTTCTTTCGCGGCGCTCCAAATTTTCATGACTTTCCCATTGTATCGGGTGTAAGCGACCGGCCACGGGTTCAGTCCGCGGATACGATCATACACAGCCGTCCCCGGGGCGTGCCAATCGATTTTTTCATCGTCGCGGGTAAGGTTCGGCGCGAACGTCGCGGCTTCGTCGTTTTGCGGAATCGGATTCAACTCACCCGCCCGCAACGCTTTCAACGTCTCTGCCAACAATTGTTCGCCAGCGCGGCTTAATTTGTCGTGAAGCGTGCCGACCGTGTCGTCCTCCTCGATCGGTACGGTCATTTGCGATAAAAGGTCCCCGGCATCAAGCTTTTCCGCCATATACATGATCGTAACCCCGGTTTCTTTCTTTCCATCGAGAATCGCGCGATGAATCGGTGCTCCTCCGCGGTATTCAGGCAAGAGCGAAGCATGCACATTCACGCAGCCGAAGCGGGGAGCGTCCAGCAGCTTTTTCGGTAAAAGTTGTCCGAAAGCCGCAGTTACGACGATCTCGGGCCGTAACGCGAGCACTTTCTCGACTTCTTCCGGCAGCCGGATTTTTTTCGGCTGCAGCACGGGAATGCCGTGTTTTTCCGCTTCAACTTTCACCGGCGGCGGAGTCAATGCCTTCCTGCGCCCTTTCGGTCGATCCGGCTGGGTAACGACGGCGGCCACCTCATGGCCGTCGGCCACAAGCCTCCGCAAGATCGGCACGGAAAAATCAGGCGTTCCCATAAAAACGATGCGCATCCAATCACTGCCTTTCAAACATTAAAACTATTGTTGACGATCCTTTTCATTTATAATCCCGATTGCAAGACTCACATGAGCAGCTGCGGGGTAAGATCGATCGAAATTTGCAAGTCTTTGTTTTGCGCCGGCTTTCCGTAATGCTCCTGAATTTCCTTTAATGCACGGATCAATTCCGGTTCGCGCTTATATTTTATCACGCACTGGTAGCGATATCTATCTTTGATCCTCGGAATGGCGGCAGTAACTGGCCCGAGAATGATGGCCCGTTCCGTCAGCGCCCCTTTCAAATGAGCGGCGATCTTCTCCGCGATCGCGGCCGTCTTCGTCACATCCGGATCGGAAACCGTGACGAGCGCCAGAAAATAATATGGCGGGTATTTGCGCAGCCGCCGCTGTTCCATTTCTTTCTGGTAAAAAGTCATGTAGTCATGGCGCGAAGCGAGTTCGATACTGTAATGGGAAGGCGTATAGCTTTGAACGACGACTTCGCCCGGAAGTTCATGTCTCCCCGCCCGACCGCTCACTTGTGTCAACAGTTGAAACGTTCGTTCCGCCGAACGGAAATCGGGCAAATGCAGCATCGAATCGGCGGCAAGCACACCGACAAGCGTTACGTTCGGAAAATCGAGGCCTTTCGCGATCATTTGCGTGCCGAGCAAAATATCCGCTTTACGGTCAGCAAACGTTCGCAGCAATTTCTCGTGCATCCCTTTGCGCGAAGTCGTATCGACGTCCATACGGATGACACGCGCCTCAGGCAGCACTTTCGCCAATTCTTCTTCGACCCGCTGTGTACCCGTTCCGAAAAAACGGATGTACGTACTTTCGCACGAGGGACAGGCATCCGGCGGCGATTGCTTATAACCGCAATAATGGCATTTTAACGCGGAGACATTTTTATGATACGTGAGCGAAATGTCGCAATGCGGGCATTCGGGGACGAATCCGCAGTCCCGGCACATGAGGAAGGTCGAAAACCCGCGCCGATTCAACAACAACACACTTTGCTGACCGGCTGCGATCCGCTGTTTTAAGGCGTCAAACAAAAGCGAAGAAAACATCGAACGATTATCGTTGCGAAGCTCTTGCCTCATGTCAACCACCTGAACGGCCGGCAACGCTTTTCGGTTAATGCGTTCTTTCAGCGAAGCGAGCCGGTACACTTTCTTCTCCGCCCGCGCATAAGTTTCCAACGCCGGTGTAGCGCTTCCAAGCACGACCGGGCACCGGTGCGCTTCCCCTCGCCGGATTGCAACATCGCGCGCGTGATATCGCGGAGTTTCTTCTTGTTTGTAGCTTGATTCATGCTCTTCATCGATAATGATAAGGCCGATGTTCGAAAAGGGAGCGAATACCGCTGATCTTGCTCCGACGGCGACGGTCACTTCCCGGCGCTGAATCTTCCGCCATTCGTCGTATTTTTCCCCTTTCGAAAGGCCGCTGTGAAGGACGGCCACTTGCGACCCGAACCGTCCTTTGAACCGGGAAACCATTTGCGGGGTCAAGGCAATTTCCGGCACGAGCACGATCGCTTCGCGGCCGCGCCGCAACACGTCGGCAATCGCCTGCAAGTAAATTTCCGTTTTCCCGCTCCCCGTCACACCGTGCAGCAAAATCGTTTCGTGAACGCCTTTCGATACGGCCGCGGCAATCGGCGCGATCGCCGCCTCCTGCTCTTCCGTCAACCGCAAGGGCTTGGACGGCCGAAACGAGTTTTCCCGATATGGATCCCGGTAAGTCTCCCGGTCCTCTTGCTTAAGCAATCCCTTTTTGACGAGAGCATTCACCGTCGCCCGCGACGTATCGATGGCAACAAGTAGTTCTTTCAACAGAACCGGTTCATCGGATTCGACGAAAAAATCGAGCACCCGTTTTTGCTGAAACGCTCGGTCGGAAAGCGCCTTCCTTTCTTCAATGAGACGATCCTTTTTCACGGCGGGCAGCACGTAACGCTCGGTTTTCTTTCCCATGCCGTCCCGTACGTGATGAACGACTTCGAGCTCACCGGTACGTACATGGCGTTGAATGGCGGGAAGCAAGTCGCCCGCTTCTTTCGCCACGTCGTCCCAAAGCACGCGGCGGCCGCTTGAAAACAAGGTTTGCAACGGCTCGGGCAATTCCGGTTCATTTCCTTCACAGACACGAATTTCTTTTTTATAAGAAGCCTTCAAAGCAGCCGGAAGCATTGCTTGAAAAGCGGAAATGGCAAAACACGCCGTTTGTTCCGCCATCCAAAACCCAAGGTGGATCAATTCTTCGGTCAGCACCGGTTCGACGTCGCGAACATCATTGATCGTTTTTAATTTCCGTTCGGTATCAGGCTTGTCCTTGATGTCCACGACGAAACCTTGGATTTTCCGCGGACCGAAAGGTACCGTCAC
This sequence is a window from Bacillales bacterium. Protein-coding genes within it:
- the pknB gene encoding Stk1 family PASTA domain-containing Ser/Thr kinase; translated protein: MIGKRVGDRYELISVIGGGGMALVYKARDLILDRYVAVKVLRSEFSDDEDFIRRFRREARSVATLSHANVVNIFDIGDDSENVYYIVMEYVEGETLKDLIKREAPLSVGQALWIMDQVTSAIEHAHEHDIVHRDIKPHNILLDLRGNVKVTDFGIALAASSATITHTNSVLGSAHYFSPEQARGAYADTKSDIYSLGIVLFEMLTGELPFSGTSPVSVALKHLQEDIPDPREINPAIPQSVENIVLKALAKDPAHRYDKVEAMREDLKTALDPDRLNEPKYSVPDDGEQTTKVMPPVVASASGSGAGGSGSTGSMDSGGSGGDGNKPAKYKGKAKKTIFAVILGLLLLGGAAVAALGIIPDLLYVEDVKVPKVVGMNIEKARELIKEKQLKVDTEKVYSTEYEKDEVTKQNPASGTMLKKGRTVHLFVSKGPEKIVLENYIGKNKDTVELLVSGERFRNVDFRGVYDSHYAKGEVFDQEPDAGTTVVPENTKLVLFYSKGPQPVGVPDLSGMTREEAENAIMEQSLVPNFQGSEYSDTVPEGTVLTQSPEPGTELTKGDEVEFTVSKGPKPDPEEPFTFKQPITVEGPDQGKPIDVKIVYSDANHDKAVFVEEKLKDTKTYELTMTVNPDGSITIWVYENGKLHQTIKKSYDQITKETSDN
- a CDS encoding Stp1/IreP family PP2C-type Ser/Thr phosphatase: MEKGFQTDRGRIRSHNEDSGGLFERGDGCLLAVVADGMGGHQAGDVASALALSVVRREWEKEETRLETTDDAVGWLCRVVAMTNKEIMSHAESHPECKGMGTTVVLAVCTRDFAVVAHVGDSRGYWLCRDELRRVTNDHSLVYELVRQGQISAQEAETHPRKNVLMQALGTEGEVNIETHVLEWQTDDVLMLCSDGLTNHVSDETIHEVLASGEPLQTQADEFIRLANSAGGDDNITLTLVRNAETADELQEEKVRSSTNEEDQNAEGERRDKAGDAG
- the rsmB gene encoding 16S rRNA (cytosine(967)-C(5))-methyltransferase RsmB, with protein sequence MRPSNVRETALDLLMKIEKNQAYSHLLIHSAARERRLNAKDLSLLTRIVYGTVQRKNTLDFMLDRFLKKEPERWVRVLLRLSLYQLSELDRVPDRAVLHEAVEIAKRRGHRGIAGLVNGVLRAYQRNGEVDFAVIHDPLDRLAIETSHPRWLLEQWMNDYDRDTVANICEANNELPNVTVRTNTLRTTRESLMRTLREEGVTVEEGALAPEAVVVKSGAVQQAESFAAGLLTIQDEASMLAAHALDVKPGMRVLDTCAAPGGKTTHLAQLMNDEGEIVALDIHNHKVKLIEQLAARLGVKSIHAANLDGRLAAESFGRETFDRILIDAPCSGFGVIRRKPDIKWSKRPEDVERLASIQGDILASVAPLVKPGGTLVYSTCTIERKENEQVVRDFLRNHADFTFDRTLCERMPERLRLSEDKGMVQILPHEAGTDGFFIAALQKQGVS
- the fmt gene encoding methionyl-tRNA formyltransferase; the encoded protein is MRIVFMGTPDFSVPILRRLVADGHEVAAVVTQPDRPKGRRKALTPPPVKVEAEKHGIPVLQPKKIRLPEEVEKVLALRPEIVVTAAFGQLLPKKLLDAPRFGCVNVHASLLPEYRGGAPIHRAILDGKKETGVTIMYMAEKLDAGDLLSQMTVPIEEDDTVGTLHDKLSRAGEQLLAETLKALRAGELNPIPQNDEAATFAPNLTRDDEKIDWHAPGTAVYDRIRGLNPWPVAYTRYNGKVMKIWSAAKEKRADEAEPGTVLEVDKTSFLVKCGDDIAVRVKELQPAGKKRMRAEAFLQGAGMNPGDRMGV
- the priA gene encoding primosomal protein N', giving the protein MIARVVVDVPASSTDRLFDYEIPERFTETVQVGTRVTVPFGPRKIQGFVVDIKDKPDTERKLKTINDVRDVEPVLTEELIHLGFWMAEQTACFAISAFQAMLPAALKASYKKEIRVCEGNEPELPEPLQTLFSSGRRVLWDDVAKEAGDLLPAIQRHVRTGELEVVHHVRDGMGKKTERYVLPAVKKDRLIEERKALSDRAFQQKRVLDFFVESDEPVLLKELLVAIDTSRATVNALVKKGLLKQEDRETYRDPYRENSFRPSKPLRLTEEQEAAIAPIAAAVSKGVHETILLHGVTGSGKTEIYLQAIADVLRRGREAIVLVPEIALTPQMVSRFKGRFGSQVAVLHSGLSKGEKYDEWRKIQRREVTVAVGARSAVFAPFSNIGLIIIDEEHESSYKQEETPRYHARDVAIRRGEAHRCPVVLGSATPALETYARAEKKVYRLASLKERINRKALPAVQVVDMRQELRNDNRSMFSSLLFDALKQRIAAGQQSVLLLNRRGFSTFLMCRDCGFVPECPHCDISLTYHKNVSALKCHYCGYKQSPPDACPSCESTYIRFFGTGTQRVEEELAKVLPEARVIRMDVDTTSRKGMHEKLLRTFADRKADILLGTQMIAKGLDFPNVTLVGVLAADSMLHLPDFRSAERTFQLLTQVSGRAGRHELPGEVVVQSYTPSHYSIELASRHDYMTFYQKEMEQRRLRKYPPYYFLALVTVSDPDVTKTAAIAEKIAAHLKGALTERAIILGPVTAAIPRIKDRYRYQCVIKYKREPELIRALKEIQEHYGKPAQNKDLQISIDLTPQLLM